The genomic window GCGTCCTGATCGTCGGGGATGTCACCAGCCAGGGGGTGGACTTTCTGGAACCGGACGGCGCACAGATCGGCTCGTTGCCCCTGAATAACATTCCCACGGCGGCGGTGATCCGTCCCGACGCCCTGTGGTTCGGCTGCATTGGCCATTTCTTCCCGCGCGAAGAACCGCGCGGGCAGGTGATCCGCATGCTCCAGCGTCCCGGCAGCTTCCACCGTCAGGTGCTCGCCGAAGGCCTGCCGCGGATCGCGGACCTCGACGTGGCCGATCTCAACGGGGACGGCCGCGAGGACTTCGTGGTCTGCGGATTCGGCAATCTGATCGGACGCCTCTCCTGGTTCGCCGCAGGAACCAACGACGTGTTCAAGGAACTCGTGCTGCTCGCCGAACCCGGCGCGGTGCAATGCGAGATCCGGGACCTCGACGGCAACGGCACTCCGGACCTCGCCGTCCTCCAGGCGCAGGCACGAGAGCGACTGTTGTTCTTCCTGAACGACGGCCGCGGCAATTTCCGGTCGCGCGAGGTGTTCCAGCGGGATCCGGGATGGGGCCATTCCGGGTTTTGTTTCGCCGACATGGATGGGGACGGGATGGACGACCTGGTGGTGACCAACGGGGACAACGCCGACTTTCACACATCGCCGCCCCGGCCGCACCATGGCATCCGAATTCTCCGCAACCGGGGCGGTCACCGCTACGACGATTGGCTGTTCCTGCTCCTGCCCGGCGCCTACAAGGCCGTGGTTCGCGATTTCGACGGTGACGGCGATCCGGATATCGCGGCAGTGAGCTTCTTCCCCGACTACGAGGACACCCCGCAAGAGGGGTTCGTTTACTTCAACAATGAGGGGACAGCCCGGGAGCCGCGGTTCGTTCGACAAACCCATCCAGCCGCCCTGCTGGGCCGCTGGATCACGCTGGATGCCGGCGACGTGGACGGTGACGGCGACGAGGATCTGGTCCTGGGCTCGCTCGTCGGGATGCCCACCGCCGTTCCCCCGGAAATCCGCCGCCTGTGGGAGGACCGCGGTCCATCGGTCATGATCCTCCGCAATCTTCGTATTCCCTGACGGATCACTG from Verrucomicrobiia bacterium includes these protein-coding regions:
- a CDS encoding VCBS repeat-containing protein; protein product: MSQNGLAMHHRYLQACLVVGLWMAFQADAAEVPKRSGIPQGDGAALARVYCVQCHALPVAAHLDRRTWEAELLPKMRYLAGLEPPPTNGYFKDLDLLLEAGVFPKEPRIPEHAFEAIAAHYLRTAPAQLPAGPADGPSPAQLTQFTPVPAPARRVPQLTPLALVDPHRRVLIVGDVTSQGVDFLEPDGAQIGSLPLNNIPTAAVIRPDALWFGCIGHFFPREEPRGQVIRMLQRPGSFHRQVLAEGLPRIADLDVADLNGDGREDFVVCGFGNLIGRLSWFAAGTNDVFKELVLLAEPGAVQCEIRDLDGNGTPDLAVLQAQARERLLFFLNDGRGNFRSREVFQRDPGWGHSGFCFADMDGDGMDDLVVTNGDNADFHTSPPRPHHGIRILRNRGGHRYDDWLFLLLPGAYKAVVRDFDGDGDPDIAAVSFFPDYEDTPQEGFVYFNNEGTAREPRFVRQTHPAALLGRWITLDAGDVDGDGDEDLVLGSLVGMPTAVPPEIRRLWEDRGPSVMILRNLRIP